A genomic region of Ammospiza nelsoni isolate bAmmNel1 chromosome 3, bAmmNel1.pri, whole genome shotgun sequence contains the following coding sequences:
- the MSH5 gene encoding mutS protein homolog 5 translates to MSATSATSCVLPPALGPEQEEQESSETHMSVLWYAGQLAITYYDTEDCSVYFMPDIPDNEDLKLLQKVIGELNPQCIVTSAKQDQNIAKFLTNLTATAGDKDIGKPEIVLFPNIDFGLEVSKQRILSRQFPFIPSHMTATEKILYLSSIIPFESPLMIRALGGLLKFLDRRRVGVELEDSSITVPILAFKKFVLSDTVNMDQDTYCVLQIFKSDIHPSVYKLSSGLKEGFSLFGILNRCRCKWGEKLLRLWLTRPTRNLTELNKRLDVINFFLLAQNHETVLTLQNCLKNIKNVPLILKRMTLSNTKVSDWQALYKTAYNAVCLRDTCRSLPNTIELFQTISHVFTDDLRYIANLISKVVDFEGSLSENRFTVRPNVDATIDEKKRKLMGLSDFLTEVARKELETLDNQIPSCAVIYIPLIGFLLSIPRLPNMVDKTDFEIEGLDFMFLSEDKLHYRSARTKELDSLLGDLHCEIRDQETLIMHQLQTRILEKSEVLNSVIEYTAHLDVLLALAATARENGYCRPRFTHRHGFHIKDGRHPLMELCAKTFVANPVDSGEATRRIKIITGPNSSGKSVYLKQVGLIVYMALIGSYVPAAEAEIGVIDGIYTRIHSRESVSVGLSTFMIDLNQVAKAVNNATERSLVLIDEFGKGTNTLDGLSLLAAVLRYWIRQGTQCPQVFVSTNFHSLMQLELLPDTPLLEYLTMETHQDGEELVFFYQIKQGMSTISHAANIAALAGMPAKIIERGVEVSELIRNGKPIKRLDHPSKCDRMEKCKSVVEKFLSIDLDDPQVDLEEFMSKEILPSAASVL, encoded by the coding sequence ATGAGTGCCACATCAGCCACGAGCTGTGTCTTGCCACCGGCACTTGGGCCTGAGCAAGAGGAGCAAGAGAGCTCGGAGACACATATGTCTGTTCTGTGGTATGCAGGGCAGCTTGCAATTACTTACTATGATACAGAAGACTGCTCAGTCTACTTCATGCCTGACATACCTGATAATGAAGACCTCAAGCTACTGCAAAAAGTGATTGGGGAACTTAACCCTCAATGCATAGTGACCAGTGCAAAACAGGACCAGAATATTGCTAAATTCCTGACCAACCTAACAGCTACTGCAGGTGATAAAGACATAGGAAAACCAGAAATTGTCTTGTTTCCCAACATAGATTTTGGTCTAGAAGTCAGCAAGCAACGGATCCTGTCTAGGCAATTTCCATTTATTCCATCTCATATGACTGCCACAGAGAAAATTCTCTATTTGTCCTCAATCATCCCTTTTGAGAGTCCACTCATGATACGAGCCTTAGGGGGGCTTCTTAAGTTTCTAGACAGAAGAAGGGTTGGAGTTGAACTCGAAGACAGCAGTATAACAGTTCCtattttggcttttaaaaaatttgtgcTGTCAGATACTGTGAATATGGACCAAGACACTTACTGTGTCCTTCAGATATTTAAAAGTGATATCCATCCTTCTGTGTACAAGCTATCCAGTGGACTAAAAGAAGGATTTAGCTTATTTGGAATTTTAAACCGTTGCAGATGCAAATGGGGAGAAAAACTGCTGAGGTTGTGGCTCACACGACCTACCCGGAACCTGACAGAGCTGAACAAACGGCTGGATGTTATCAACTTCTTCCTGCTAGCTCAGAACCATGAAACAGTCCTCACTCTTCAAAACTGCCTcaagaatattaaaaatgtgcCTCTTATTTTAAAGAGAATGACTCTTTCCAACACAAAAGTTAGTGACTGGCAAGCACTGTATAAGACAGCGTACAATGCAGTGTGCCTTAGAGACACGTGTCGTTCTCTGCCCAACACTATTGAACTTTTTCAGACTATTTCACATGTCTTCACTGATGACCTGCGCTACATTGCTAACCTGATCAGCAAAGTGGTAGACTTTGAAGGCAGCCTCTCCGAGAACCGCTTCACTGTTAGACCCAATGTAGATGCCACGATTGATGAGAAGAAACGAAAGCTGATGGGACTGTCAGACTTCCTTACAGAAGTGGCACGAAAAGAACTGGAGACTTTGGACAATCAAATTCCCTCCTGTGCTGTCATCTACATTCCTTTGATTGGGTTCCTCCTCTCCATTCCACGCCTGCCAAATATGGTGGATAAGACTGACTTCGAAATTGAAGGCTTGGACTTCATGTTCTTGTCAGAGGATAAACTGCACTACAGAAGTGCCCGGACCAAGGAGCTAGACAGCCTGCTGGGTGACTTGCACTGTGAGATCAGAGACCAGGAAACACTcatcatgcaccagctgcagacAAGGATCCTGGAGAAGTCTGAAGTACTTAACAGCGTGATTGAGTACACTGCACACCTGGATGTGCTGCTAGCCTTGGCAGCGACGGCCCGGGAGAACGGCTATTGCCGGCCCCGCTTTACTCACCGCCACGGCTTCCACATCAAGGATGGGAGACATCCCCTCATGGAGCTATGTGCAAAGACTTTCGTGGCCAATCCTGTGGACAGCGGTGAGGCTACCAGACGAATAAAGATCATCACAGGGCCCAACTCCTCTGGAAAGAGTGTTTACTTAAAGCAGGTAGGTCTTATAGTGTACATGGCTCTCATCGGCAGTTACgtccctgcagcagaggcagagattGGAGTAATTGATGGGATTTACACAAGAATCCACAGTAGGGAATCAGTTTCTGTAGGGCTCTCCACATTCATGATTGATCTTAACCAGGTTGCCAAGGCTGTAAACAATGCCACAGAGAGGTCCCTGGTACTTATTGATGAGTTTGGTAAAGGCACCAATACATTGGATGGCCTGTCCCTTCTGGCTGCTGTCCTGAGGTACTGGATCAGACAAGGAACACAGTGTCCCCAGGTCTTTGTCTCCACTAATTTTCACAGTTTAATGCAGCTAGAACTCCTGCCTGACACACCTCTTCTGGAGTACCTGACCATGGAGACCCATCAGGATGGAGAGGAGTTGGTATTTTTCTACCAGATCAAACAGGGCATGTCCACCATTAGTCATGCTGCCAATATTGCTGCATTAGCAGGAATGCCAGCCAAAATCATTGAAAGAGGAGTGGAAGTATCAGAACTGATTCGCAATGGAAAACCAATCAAACGTCTTGATCATCCTTCAAAATGTGATAGGATGGAAAAATGCAAGTCTGTTGTGGAAAAGTTTCTTTCCATAGACCTTGACGATCCCCAGGTGGACTTGGAAGAGTTCATGTCTAAAGAGATCTTGCCTTCTGCAGCCTCAGTCCTGTAG